GACGTACGCGCCCTCGACCCGGCGGTGCTGTCGCGGACCGTCGGCCATGTGCCGCAGCAGCCGCACCTGTTCAGCGGCACCGTGGCCTCGAACCTGCGCTTCGGCCGCCCCGACGCCACGGACGCCGAACTGTGGCACGCGCTGGAGGTCGCCCAGGCACGGGAGTTCGTCGAGCGGATCGGGCTGGACGCGCCGGTGGCGCAGGGCGGTTCCAACCTCTCCGGCGGCCAGCGCCAGCGTCTGGCGATCGCCCGGACGCTGGTCCGACGCCCCGGCATCTACCTGCTGGACGACTGCTTCTCCGCCCTCGACCACGGCACCGAGGCGCGGCTGCGGGCCGCGCTGGCGACCGAACTCGCCGATGCGACGGTGCTCCTGGTGACGCAGCGGGTGGGCGCGGCCGAGGACGCCGACCACGTCCTGCTGCTGGACGACGGACACGTGGTCGGTTCCGGCACGCCCGCACAGCTGTCGCGGGACAACCCCACCTATCGGGAGATCGCGCTCTCCCAGCCCGTCCACCAGGAGATCCGATGACCGCCCCGACCCGCGAGGCGCCCCCGGCGGCCGTACCCGCACCCGCCGAGAGACACGAACCCGCCACCACCGGACGGCTCCTGGGCCTGCTGCGGCCCTACCGGGCCAAGCTCGTCCCGATGGCCCTGCTCGGCACCGCCTCGATCGTGCTGAACCTGCTGGGCCCCAAACTCCTCGGCGACGCCACCGACCTCATCTTCGCCGGTCTCGTGGGCCGCTCGCTGCCCGCGAACGCGTCGGAGGAGCAGGTGCTGGAGCATCTGCGCGCCGACGGCAAGGACACCCTCGCCAACGTCATCAGCACCGCCGACGTCACCCCGGGCCAGGGCGTGGACCTGCGTGCGCTGGGCGTGGTGCTCGCGATCATCGTCGCGCTGTACGTGGCGGGTTCGCTGTGCATGCTGGCGCAGGGGCGGCTCGCCGCCGCGGTGGTGCAGCACGCGGTGCACCGGCTGCGCGAGGACGTCGACGCCAAGCTCACCCGCCTGCCGGTGGGTTACTTCGACCGCAACCCGCGCGGAGAGGTGCTCAGCCGGGTCACCAACGACATCGACAACCTCCAGCGCACTCTGCAGCAGACCATCGGCCAGATGATCAACTCGGTCTTCTCGGTCGTCGGTGTGCTGGCCATCATGCTGGTGATCTCCGTCGAGCTGGCACTGTTCGTGCTGCTCAGCGTGCCGGTGGCGCTGGCGCTCGCGACCTGGATCAGCAGGCGGGCGTGGCCGCGCGTGCAGCAGCAGTGGATGAGCACCGGCGAGCTGAGCGCCCACGTCGAGGAGAGTTACAGCGGTCACTCCCTGGTCAAGGCGTTCGGCCGCCGGGAACTCGCCGAGGAGCGGTTCGACGAGCACAACGAGGCGCTGTACCACTCCGGTTACCGCGCCCAGGCGTTCTCCGGCCTCGTCGCTCCCACGACGCGCTTCGTGACCGACCTCAACTACGTGCTGGTGGCGGTGGTGGGCGCGCTGCGGGTCGCCTCGGGCACGGTGACGATCGGCGACGTGCAGGCGTTCATCCAGTACTCGGGCATGTTCAGCCGCCCGATCATCGACGTGTCCAACTTCTCCGGCCAGGTCCAGTCCGGCATCGCCTCGGCCCGCCGCGTCTTCGAACTCCTCGACGAGCCCGAGCAGTCGCCCGCCCCGGCCTCCCCGAAGCGCCTGGCCTCGGTGCAGGGCCGGGTCGAGTTCTCGGACGTGTCGTTCCGTTACCTGCCCGACGAGCCGCTGATCGAGAACCTGTCGCTCACGGCGGAGCCGGGCCAACTGGTGGCGATCGTCGGCCCCACCGGCGCCGGCAAGACGACCCTGGGCAACCTGCTGCTGCGCTTCTACGACCCCGACGCCGGCCGCATCCTCCTGGACGGCGTCGACACCACCGCCCTGACCCGCGCGGACCTGCGCTCGCGCATCGGCCTGGTGTCGCAGGACACCTGGCTGTTCCACGGCACCATCGCCGAGAACATCGCCTACGGCCGCCCGGGGGCCACCCGTGCGGAGGTCGTGGACGCCGCCCGGGCCATGTGCGTGGACCGGTTCGTGCGCGCCCTGCCGGACGGCTACGACACCGTGCTGGACGACGACCACGGCGGTCTGAGCGCCGGCGAGCGGCAACTGATCACGCTGGCGCGGGCCTTCCTCGCGCAGCCGGCGATCCTGGTCCTGGACGAGGCCACCTCGTCGGTCGACACCCGCACCGAGGCGCTGATCCAGCAGGCCATGGTGTCCCTGCGGGCGGGCCGCACGAGCTTTGTGATCGCGCACCGCCTGTCCACGGTCCGGGGCGCCGACCTGATCGTCGTCATGGACGGCGGCAACGTGGTGGAGCGCGGCACGCACGCCGAACTCCTGGCCCGCGGCGGGTTCTACGCCAAGCTCCACTCCGCCTGAGCGGTAAGAGGGCAAGAACGAGCGGGGCGCGCACCGGGTGCGCGCCCCGCTCGGGGTCTGCGGTGGGTCCCGCGGGCTACCAGCCGGCGGCTGCCAGCAGTTCGCCGTACTCGTGCTCGGTGGCGACGTGCTTGAGGTCGGCGTCGACCATCATCCGGATCAGCGACGTGAAGTCGACCTCGGGCTTCCAGCCCAGTTCCTGGCGGACGCGGGTGGTGTCCGCGCAGAGGATCTCCACCTCGGCGGGACGCACCAGGGTGGGGTCGATGTACACGTGGTCCTGCCAGTTGAGCCCGACGTGCTCGAAGGCGAGGCTCATGGCCTCGCGCACCGAGTGCATCTCGCCGGTGCCGACGACGTAGTCGTCGGGCGTTTCCTGCTGCAGCATCAGGTGCATGGCCCGCACGTAGTCACCGGCGAAGCCCCAGTCGCGCAGGGCATCGATGTTGCCGAGGGGGAGCTTCTCCTGGAGGCCCAGCTTGATCCGGGCGACGCCCAGGGAGATCTTGCGGGTCACGAACTCCGCGCCGCGGCGCGGGGATTCGTGGTTGAAGAGGATGCCGCCGACGGCGTACATGCCGAACGACTCGCGGTAGTTGCGGGTGATGAAGTGGCCGTACGCCTTGGCCACGCCGTAGGGGCTGCGCGGGTGGAAGATGGTCGTCTCGCGCTGCGGGGTCTCCGCGGCCTTGCCGAACATCTCCGAGGACGACGCCTGGTAGAAGCGGATCTGCTTGCCGGTGGCGTGCCGCGAGGCGGACAGGCCGGAGACCTGGCGGATCGCCTCCAGCATGCGCAGCACGCCCATGGCGTTGACCTCGGTGACGAGTTCGGCCTGCTGCCACGACATCGGTACGAAGGAGATGGCGCCGAGGTTGTAGACCTCGTCCGGCTGGACGAGGTCCACCGCCGAGACCAGGGACGCCTGGTCCATCAGGTCGCCGTCGACGAAAGACAGTTCGGACATCAGCCGGGCCACCCGCGACTTGCGCGGATTGGCCTGACCTCGCATCAGTCCCCACACCTGATAGCCCTGCCTGATCAGATGCTCTGCGAGGTACGAGCCGTCCTGCCCGGTGATGCCGGTGATGAGTGCACGCCTGGTCATCCGGTTTCCTCTCAGCACGCGGAAGGTCCGCGAGGGGACGGACCCGGAACTGGTGTCAAAGTAGAGCGCCGAGCACTAGGTGATTCGCCGGAAAGCAGGTCCATCACCGCTGTGCTGTGCTCGGCGAGGAAGAAGTGGCCGCCGGGGAACACCCGCAGCTGGAACGGGCCCGTGGTCCGCTCCTGCCAGTCGGCCGCCTCCTGGACGGTCGTCTTGGGGTCGGCGTCCCCGGTGAGCGCCGTGACCGGGCAGGTCAGCGGTGGTCCAGGCCGGTAGCGGTAGGTCTCGGCGGCGCGGTAGTCGCCGCGGATCGCGGGCAGCACCATGCGGACCAGTTCCTCGTCGTCGAAGACGCGCGAGTCCGTGCCGGCCAGCCGGCGCACCTCGGCGATCACGCCCGCGTCGTCGAGCCGGTGCACCTGCTCGTCGTGGGAGTGCTGCGGCGCCCGGCGCCCGGACACGTAGAGGTGGGCCACCTCCGCCGACCCGGCCTGGAGCGCCGTCGCGACCTCGAACGCCACGGAGGCGCCCATGCTGTGCCCGAACAGCACCAGCGGGCGGTCGCGCAGCGGGGCGACCACCTCGGTGATGCGCCGGGCCAGGACGTGTACGTCGTCGATCAGGGGCTCGTTGTGACGGTCCTGGCGGCCCGGGTACTGCACCACCAGCACCTCGGCGCGCGTGGCCAGCCCGGTGGCGAGCGGCCGGTACCAGCTGGCCGCACCGCCGGCGTGCGGAAAGCACACCACACGGGGCGCGGCACCTTGCGGCGCGTCGTGGAAACGGCGCAACCAGAGATCGGTATCCGATACGAGGGGCATGGTTCCGGATCCAACCAGCGTCCCACCTGAGAAAAGCCCTAGTCTGCCGACAGCCCCGCGCACCTCCTGTACCTCGTACCGAAAGGTCGTCGCTCTGCTGCCTGTTGGTCCTGACGATCACGGGGCTCGGCATCCAGACCCCCTTCGCCGACCTGTACACGACGGCCGAGGAGTCCCTGGCGCAGGCGGTGCACGTGCCGGTGGACACCCGCACCGGGCTGACCCTGTCCGCCAACGGCTGGTCGGACTGGACGGACGGCTCCGAGCGGATCGCCATGCCGCTGCTGCTCCAGGCGGCCGCCGCCCGCGGCTGGGCGGACCCGGCCGAGATCGACCCCCTGCTGGACGGTTGGTCCCGGTTCGCGGGGACTGGTTCCGGTGGTGCTGGAGGCGTCCGGGCAGGCGGCCGGCTCGTGGCCCGGCTACTACGACAGCCTCACGCTGTTCTCGCCCGCGCGGTACAGCGCCATGCCGGGCCTGTCCTTCGGCGGCGACGGCGACCGCTACCCGCACCGCGACGAGGTCATTGACTACCTCACCCGCTACGCGGATCGCCTCGACGCCGAAATCCGCACCCACACGCGCGTTGAGAGCGTGGAGAGCGACGGCGGCGGCTACACCCTGCGCACCACCGACGGCCGCAGCCTCGGTGCGGCGGGCATCGTCGCCGCGACCGGAGCCTTCGGTAACCCGCTGCGGCCCGAGCTTCCCGGGCAGCAGGGCTTCGCCGGCGAGCTGCGGCATGTCGCCGACTACCGCGACCCCGCACCGTACGCGGGCAAGCGGGTCGTGGTGGTGGGCGGCGGCAACTCCGCCGTCCAGATCGGGCATGAACTGAGCGAGTGCGCCCGGGTGACCCTGGCCACCCGCGCCCCGTCCGCTTCCTCCCGCAACTGCGCGACGGCAAGGACCTGCACCACTGGCTGACGACCACCGGCTTCGATCACCTGCCGCCCGAGTGGCTCATCCACTTCGTCGGCGGCACCCTCGTGCTCGACACCGGCCTCTACGAACGGGTCATCAAGGAGGGACGTCTGCAGCGGCGACCCATGTGCGCCGCCCTCGACGGTGACGCGGTCGTCTGGGCCGACGGACTCCGGGAGGAGGTCGATGCCGTGCTGCTCGCCACCGGATACCGGCCGAACCTGGCCTACCTGGCCAAGCTAGGCGCCCTCGACGCGGCGGGTACACCGCTGCACAGCGGCGGCATATCGGCCACCCACCCGGGGCTGGTCTACCTCGGCCTGGAGTTCCAGCGTTCCTTCGCCTCCAACACGCTGCGCGGGGTGTGTCGGGACGCGGAGTACGTGATCGACGCGCTGGCCGCGTACGTCCGCAAGGCCCCGGCCGCAGCCGGACTCTGACGCATCCCCCTCGGCGGGCGAGGGGCGCCCCGCGGGCCTGTCGGCCGCCCCTCGCCCGCTGGTTCGATGTATGTCAACATAGATGCATGTCGAATGCGAAGGTGTTGCCGCTGCTGGAGCCCGACACCGCTCAGGATGTGGTGCCGTGCTGCCCGCCGCTGACCGAGCGTCCGTTCACCGCGAAGGAGGCCGAGACGGCTGCGCGGATGTTCAAGGCGCTCGGTGACCCGGTGCGGCTGCGGCTGTTCTCCGCCGTGGCCTCGCACGAGTCCGGCGAGGCGTGCGTGTGCGACATCTCTGACGTCGGCGTCTCTCAGCCCACGGTGAGCCATCACCTGAAGAAGCTGAAGGAAGCCGGTTTGCTGACCTCTGAGCGGCGTGGGACCTGGGTGTACTACCGGGTCGAGCCGTCAGTGCTCGCCGCGATGGGCAAGCTGCTGACCACGGCTGTCCCGGCGGCCTGACCTTCAGCCTGGGGACGGCCGGGACCCGTGCGTGTGCGACCAGGTCGTCGGCTACTCTTCGGTCGTCGCTACCACGTCGACGCCGGCATGCCGCAGGGTCCGCTGGACGTTGCGGCGGGCGCCGCGGACGGTGAGGGCCGCCGGCTGCGGTGCACGCGTCACCGCGCGGAGCAAGGCGTAGGCACAGGCGAGGTCTGTCTGCTCCAGGTCGCTCATCTCCAGCACCCAGGAATGGGCCTGCCTCAGGCGCTGGTCGAGGAGTCGTTCTTCCAGCTCGCGCAGCGCGTGCGCGTCCAGCACGCCGGAGAAGGTCAGGATGGCGCGCTGCTCGTCAGCCTCGGAGATCGTCACCGTTCTCGCCTGGGGCCGCGCGGCGTGTTCGTCTGCCACGGCGACCTCCTCAGCAGGCGCGGGTGCGTATTCCATTCTCTCAAGCGCACCGTCTGTGCGCCGGGGCGCGAATGACGGGCCCGAGCGATCGCGCAGGCCGGCGTCTGGCCGCGTGCCCTATTCGCGCAGGAGCTGCGCGATGGTGCGGGCAGCGTCCCGGGCGGGGCGGCCGACGCCGATGAGGGTGGCGGAGGCGGGCCCGGTCCAGTCCCCGTAGCCGAGCAGGTGCAGCCGGGGTTCGCCGAGGGCGAGGGTGCCGTCGGTGGCGATGTGGCCGCGCGGTCCTCGCAGTTGGAGCGGGGCGAGATGTGCCAGGGCCGGGCGGAATCCGGTGCACCAGATGACCGTGTCCGCCTCGGCGCGGCTGCCGTCGGCCCACTGGATGCCGGTGGCGGTGAGCCGGGTGAACATCGGCCGGGCCTGGAGGCGTCCGGCGTCCCGGGCAGCCCGCACGGGCGGGACGGCGACGATGTCGCCGAGGGAGGCGACGCCGCCGGTGTCCGTGTGACCTTTGTCGAGCGCGCGGCGGCGGGCGGTGGCGACGTCGAAGAGGACGCGTCCGTCGATGTCGTCGGCCAGGAACCGGGGCGGGCGCTGGGTCACCCACGTCATGTCGATGCCGCCGAGGGCGAGGTCGGCGGCGATCTGTGCACCGGAGTTGCCGCCGCCGACCACGATGATGCGCTGCCCGGCGAAGTCGGCCGGGCTGCGGTAGCCCACGGTGTGCAGCTGCGTTCCGGTGAAGGCGCCGCGTCCGGGGACGGCGGGGATGAAGGGGCGCGACCAGGTGCCGGTGGTGCTGATGACCGCCCGCGCCGACCAGTTGGCCGCGTCGGTCTCCACCTGCAGTCGGTCACCGTCGCGGCGCACGGCCTTCACGTGGACGCCGTGCTGGACGGGCAGCTCGTAGCGCTTTTCGTAGTCGGCGAGGTAGTCCACCACGTGCCCGGCGTCCGGGTAGGTCTCGCCGGGCTGCGCGGGCATCAGACGGCCGGGCAGTGAGGAGTAGGCGGCTGGGGAGAACAGGCGAAGCGAGTCCCAGGTGTGTTGCCAGGCGCCGCCCGGCGTGGCCTCGGCATCGAGGATGACGAAGTCCACGCCGTGGCGGCGCAGGTGGTAGCCGGCGGCAAGTCCGGACTGGCCGCCGCCGACGATCACCACCTGCGTGCGCTGGGCGCTCATCACGAGGTCCGGATGGTGTGCGCGGTCTGCGGGCAGCACGCCGCGTGAGCGCGGTGAGCCGCGGCGCAGGTACCGCACAGCAGCCGCCGCACCGGTGGCTCGGTGGCCACCGGACGGGAGATCGGCTTCGTGCAGGTGAGGAACTGCTCGGAAGCTTCGGCATGGACCGCGCAGACGGCGGCTCCGCACTGGGAGCAGAGGCCGACCGCGGCGACTTGCGCCCCGATGCCGGTGCAGTCCAGGCAGTGCATCAGCTCTCCTGCGGTGCTGCCGTCAGCTGCCGGCTCGCACTGAACTTCCGTCGCCAGGCCAGGGAGACGTACACCAGCGCCACCAGGACCGGGACCTCGATCAGCGGCCCGACCACGCCCGACAGTGCCTGACCGGACGTCACGCCGAAGGTGGCGATGGCGACGGCGATGGCCAGCTCGAAGTTGTTGCCGGCCGCGGTGAAGGCGAGGGTCGCGGTGCGGTCGTAGGCGAGGCCGATGACCTTGCCGAGCGCGAAGGTGCCGAACCACATCACCGCGAAGTACACCAGCAGCGGGAGCGCGATGCGGGCCACGTCCAGCGGCTGCGAGGTGATGGTCTTCCCTTGCAGGGCGAAGAGGATGACGATCGTGAAGAGCAGGCCGTACAGCGCCCACGGGCCGATCTTGGGAAGGAAGCCCGTCTCGTACTTCTCGCGGCCCAGCTTCTGTTCGCCGATGCGGCGGGTGAGGAAGCCGGCCAGCAGCGGGATGCCGAGGAAGATGACGACGTTCAGGGCGATCTTCCACATGGAGATGTCAAGGTGTTCGCCGTTGCCCAGGTTCAGCCAGCCGGGCAGCAGGTCGAGGTAGAACCAGCCGAGCAGGCCGAACGCCAGGACCTGGAAGACAGAGTTCAACGCGACCAGGACCGCTGCCGCTTCGCGGTCGCCGCAGGCGAGGTCGTTCCAGATGATGACCATCGCGATGCAGCGGGCGAGGCCGACGATGATCAGGCCGGTGCGGTACTCGGGCAGGTCCGGAAGGAAGATCCAGGCCAGCGCGAACATGATCGCGGGGCCGACGATCCAGTTGATGACGAGCGACGAGACCATGAGCTTCTTGTCGCCGGTGACGGCGTCGAGCTTGTCGTAGCGGACCTTGGCCAGGACCGGATACATCATGATCA
Above is a window of Streptomyces sp. DT2A-34 DNA encoding:
- a CDS encoding ABC transporter ATP-binding protein → MTAPTREAPPAAVPAPAERHEPATTGRLLGLLRPYRAKLVPMALLGTASIVLNLLGPKLLGDATDLIFAGLVGRSLPANASEEQVLEHLRADGKDTLANVISTADVTPGQGVDLRALGVVLAIIVALYVAGSLCMLAQGRLAAAVVQHAVHRLREDVDAKLTRLPVGYFDRNPRGEVLSRVTNDIDNLQRTLQQTIGQMINSVFSVVGVLAIMLVISVELALFVLLSVPVALALATWISRRAWPRVQQQWMSTGELSAHVEESYSGHSLVKAFGRRELAEERFDEHNEALYHSGYRAQAFSGLVAPTTRFVTDLNYVLVAVVGALRVASGTVTIGDVQAFIQYSGMFSRPIIDVSNFSGQVQSGIASARRVFELLDEPEQSPAPASPKRLASVQGRVEFSDVSFRYLPDEPLIENLSLTAEPGQLVAIVGPTGAGKTTLGNLLLRFYDPDAGRILLDGVDTTALTRADLRSRIGLVSQDTWLFHGTIAENIAYGRPGATRAEVVDAARAMCVDRFVRALPDGYDTVLDDDHGGLSAGERQLITLARAFLAQPAILVLDEATSSVDTRTEALIQQAMVSLRAGRTSFVIAHRLSTVRGADLIVVMDGGNVVERGTHAELLARGGFYAKLHSA
- a CDS encoding GDP-mannose 4,6-dehydratase codes for the protein MTRRALITGITGQDGSYLAEHLIRQGYQVWGLMRGQANPRKSRVARLMSELSFVDGDLMDQASLVSAVDLVQPDEVYNLGAISFVPMSWQQAELVTEVNAMGVLRMLEAIRQVSGLSASRHATGKQIRFYQASSSEMFGKAAETPQRETTIFHPRSPYGVAKAYGHFITRNYRESFGMYAVGGILFNHESPRRGAEFVTRKISLGVARIKLGLQEKLPLGNIDALRDWGFAGDYVRAMHLMLQQETPDDYVVGTGEMHSVREAMSLAFEHVGLNWQDHVYIDPTLVRPAEVEILCADTTRVRQELGWKPEVDFTSLIRMMVDADLKHVATEHEYGELLAAAGW
- a CDS encoding thioesterase II family protein, translated to MPLVSDTDLWLRRFHDAPQGAAPRVVCFPHAGGAASWYRPLATGLATRAEVLVVQYPGRQDRHNEPLIDDVHVLARRITEVVAPLRDRPLVLFGHSMGASVAFEVATALQAGSAEVAHLYVSGRRAPQHSHDEQVHRLDDAGVIAEVRRLAGTDSRVFDDEELVRMVLPAIRGDYRAAETYRYRPGPPLTCPVTALTGDADPKTTVQEAADWQERTTGPFQLRVFPGGHFFLAEHSTAVMDLLSGESPSARRSTLTPVPGPSPRGPSAC
- a CDS encoding FAD-dependent oxidoreductase; translation: MLEASGQAAGSWPGYYDSLTLFSPARYSAMPGLSFGGDGDRYPHRDEVIDYLTRYADRLDAEIRTHTRVESVESDGGGYTLRTTDGRSLGAAGIVAATGAFGNPLRPELPGQQGFAGELRHVADYRDPAPYAGKRVVVVGGGNSAVQIGHELSECARVTLATRAPSASSRNCATARTCTTG
- a CDS encoding helix-turn-helix transcriptional regulator gives rise to the protein MSNAKVLPLLEPDTAQDVVPCCPPLTERPFTAKEAETAARMFKALGDPVRLRLFSAVASHESGEACVCDISDVGVSQPTVSHHLKKLKEAGLLTSERRGTWVYYRVEPSVLAAMGKLLTTAVPAA
- a CDS encoding STAS domain-containing protein; the protein is MADEHAARPQARTVTISEADEQRAILTFSGVLDAHALRELEERLLDQRLRQAHSWVLEMSDLEQTDLACAYALLRAVTRAPQPAALTVRGARRNVQRTLRHAGVDVVATTEE
- a CDS encoding ArsO family NAD(P)H-dependent flavin-containing monooxygenase, which gives rise to MSAQRTQVVIVGGGQSGLAAGYHLRRHGVDFVILDAEATPGGAWQHTWDSLRLFSPAAYSSLPGRLMPAQPGETYPDAGHVVDYLADYEKRYELPVQHGVHVKAVRRDGDRLQVETDAANWSARAVISTTGTWSRPFIPAVPGRGAFTGTQLHTVGYRSPADFAGQRIIVVGGGNSGAQIAADLALGGIDMTWVTQRPPRFLADDIDGRVLFDVATARRRALDKGHTDTGGVASLGDIVAVPPVRAARDAGRLQARPMFTRLTATGIQWADGSRAEADTVIWCTGFRPALAHLAPLQLRGPRGHIATDGTLALGEPRLHLLGYGDWTGPASATLIGVGRPARDAARTIAQLLRE
- a CDS encoding DUF2180 family protein; the protein is MHCLDCTGIGAQVAAVGLCSQCGAAVCAVHAEASEQFLTCTKPISRPVATEPPVRRLLCGTCAAAHRAHAACCPQTAHTIRTS
- the arsB gene encoding ACR3 family arsenite efflux transporter, whose product is MTRTEVPATTEESVVAKLSTLDRFLAVWILAAMALGLGLGRAIPGLNDALAKVEIGGISLPIAVGLLIMMYPVLAKVRYDKLDAVTGDKKLMVSSLVINWIVGPAIMFALAWIFLPDLPEYRTGLIIVGLARCIAMVIIWNDLACGDREAAAVLVALNSVFQVLAFGLLGWFYLDLLPGWLNLGNGEHLDISMWKIALNVVIFLGIPLLAGFLTRRIGEQKLGREKYETGFLPKIGPWALYGLLFTIVILFALQGKTITSQPLDVARIALPLLVYFAVMWFGTFALGKVIGLAYDRTATLAFTAAGNNFELAIAVAIATFGVTSGQALSGVVGPLIEVPVLVALVYVSLAWRRKFSASRQLTAAPQES